From one Streptomyces sp. CA-210063 genomic stretch:
- a CDS encoding IucA/IucC family protein, whose product MDATPPRDDVGTAADAHAAAPLLNCLLREVAEPVDQEAVGREAAEQVDQEAIGAVEQVEPGATGVHRLTAGGRLLRVRGTRRPTGPEVFAAGAWQPLTHAELVKLAAEELRARTGLSNSELPAEMLDSREAVAALLAARGRTPAPEDPYRRSEQSLITGHPYHPAPKARGGGPVAGWLPYAPEAYADFPLTLLGVREDAVVEEGDTTALDSLGTAPPGYRLLPAHPWQLDLVGRELTDAFADGRLVRLGRTDGEVWPTAAIRTVYVPGGTPGRSAEADLFLKFSLDVRITNDIRRLWRHDLLKLRRTDRAVTAAFAELPGAWLSDRGYRTADFAFEELAVLVRDGLGGHLAPGTTPFLAAALTESTEAFPGSPPAGTADPEAWWEAYLRAVVPPALGAFHRHGVVLEAHLQNTVVACDPAGTPVRVLYRDAEGVKLLPDVTRAAGWERLVYCLVVNNILEIAAAVSEHHPGIDPWPAVRRELGRHRDIPEVADLLISPTLPAKTNLLLRWTGADGADARYLLVPNPFCREPVQTR is encoded by the coding sequence GTGGACGCCACCCCGCCCCGCGACGACGTCGGCACCGCCGCCGACGCCCACGCCGCCGCACCGCTGCTGAACTGTCTCCTGCGGGAGGTGGCGGAGCCCGTCGATCAGGAGGCGGTCGGACGGGAGGCGGCGGAGCAGGTCGACCAGGAGGCGATCGGAGCGGTGGAACAGGTCGAGCCGGGCGCGACCGGAGTGCACAGGCTCACAGCCGGCGGCCGCCTCCTGCGCGTGCGCGGCACGCGCCGCCCCACCGGCCCCGAGGTGTTCGCGGCGGGCGCCTGGCAGCCGCTCACCCACGCCGAACTCGTCAAACTCGCCGCCGAGGAACTCCGCGCCCGCACCGGCCTGTCCAACTCCGAACTGCCCGCCGAGATGCTCGACAGCCGCGAGGCCGTGGCCGCCCTCCTCGCCGCGCGCGGCCGCACACCGGCCCCCGAGGACCCGTACCGCCGTTCCGAACAGTCCCTGATCACCGGGCATCCCTACCACCCCGCCCCCAAGGCTCGCGGTGGCGGCCCGGTCGCCGGCTGGCTGCCGTACGCGCCCGAGGCGTACGCCGACTTCCCGCTGACGCTGCTCGGGGTCCGGGAGGACGCGGTGGTCGAGGAGGGCGACACGACCGCCCTCGACAGCCTCGGCACGGCCCCGCCCGGGTACCGCCTCCTGCCCGCCCACCCCTGGCAACTCGATCTCGTGGGACGGGAGTTGACCGATGCCTTCGCCGACGGCCGCCTCGTGAGGCTGGGTCGGACGGACGGCGAGGTCTGGCCCACGGCGGCGATCCGCACGGTGTACGTCCCGGGGGGCACCCCCGGCCGGTCCGCCGAGGCCGACCTCTTCCTCAAGTTCAGCCTGGACGTACGCATCACCAACGACATCCGCCGTCTGTGGCGCCACGACCTGCTCAAGCTGCGCCGTACGGACAGGGCGGTCACCGCGGCCTTCGCCGAACTGCCGGGTGCCTGGCTGAGCGACCGCGGATACCGCACGGCCGACTTCGCCTTCGAGGAGCTGGCGGTCCTGGTGCGGGACGGGCTGGGCGGCCATCTGGCCCCCGGCACGACCCCCTTCCTCGCCGCCGCCCTCACCGAGAGCACCGAAGCCTTCCCCGGCAGTCCGCCGGCCGGCACCGCCGACCCCGAGGCCTGGTGGGAGGCGTATCTGCGCGCGGTCGTGCCCCCGGCCCTCGGCGCCTTCCACCGGCACGGCGTCGTCCTCGAAGCCCACCTCCAGAACACCGTCGTCGCCTGCGACCCCGCCGGCACCCCCGTCCGGGTCCTGTACCGCGACGCCGAGGGTGTGAAGCTCCTGCCGGACGTGACCCGCGCGGCGGGCTGGGAGCGGCTGGTGTACTGCCTGGTCGTCAACAACATCCTGGAGATCGCGGCAGCCGTGTCCGAACACCACCCGGGCATCGACCCCTGGCCCGCCGTACGACGCGAGCTGGGGCGGCACCGCGACATCCCGGAGGTCGCGGACCTCCTCATCTCGCCGACCCTGCCCGCCAAGACCAACCTGCTGCTGCGTTGGACCGGAGCGGACGGGGCGGACGCCCGGTACCTGCTGGTGCCCAACCCGTTCTGTCGAGAACCTGTTCAGACGCGGTGA
- a CDS encoding IucA/IucC family protein, with protein sequence MDRHPMSDAEAALGAELGAVRPDLTLPCTTALPGARAAVLSRLWRGLVHEPLPWVVRREAAGDDGITLHLADGRRLHGPPVDPYDTSAHTSEVRLDERSHDRPARLMSALAVPHSAAFAAELDHSVASLALSRANQRTAVTSPVADWEWEQRIVDGHPFHPNCRSRPGFSAGDQLAYGPEHGQVVRLGLAPVEDALVVGEWPQWLRDRGRVLVPVHPWQAAHVLKSALGEVIEAHPLMSLRTLALPDGGPHVKTALSARLTSSVRDISVYSIETSAIVSDFMAEVAARTDGLLHVTRTLGAVTAGSPDLAAVLRESPETYADTATGERVVPVAALATTELPRSPSWLADFARLALTVCLRLLDLGVALEAHGQNLLVVLSPSGAPRRLVYRDLADIRVSPARLARHGIAAPAMSGRIITDDETTLRRKLFGALITGTLGATAGSTPVLREALSTAVRDLPRTADLRTLLEGPVPTKALTLMRLSPERPGDIWAEVPSPLR encoded by the coding sequence GTGGACCGTCACCCGATGTCCGACGCCGAGGCGGCGCTCGGCGCCGAGCTGGGCGCCGTGCGCCCCGATCTGACGCTGCCCTGCACGACCGCGCTGCCCGGTGCCCGGGCGGCCGTGCTGTCCCGGCTGTGGCGGGGCCTCGTCCATGAGCCGCTGCCCTGGGTGGTGCGCCGGGAGGCGGCCGGGGACGACGGGATCACGCTCCACCTCGCCGACGGCCGCCGGCTGCACGGCCCGCCCGTGGACCCGTACGACACCTCCGCGCACACCTCCGAAGTACGGCTCGACGAGCGGTCGCACGACCGTCCGGCGCGGCTCATGTCGGCCCTCGCCGTGCCGCACAGCGCGGCCTTCGCCGCCGAACTCGACCACAGTGTGGCCTCGTTGGCCCTGTCCCGCGCGAATCAGCGGACGGCTGTCACGTCCCCCGTGGCCGACTGGGAGTGGGAGCAGCGGATCGTCGACGGCCACCCGTTCCACCCCAACTGCCGTTCCCGGCCCGGTTTTTCGGCGGGGGACCAGCTCGCCTACGGGCCGGAGCACGGGCAGGTGGTACGGCTGGGGCTCGCGCCGGTGGAGGACGCGCTGGTCGTCGGGGAGTGGCCGCAATGGTTGCGGGACCGTGGACGGGTGCTGGTTCCGGTGCACCCGTGGCAGGCGGCCCATGTGCTCAAGTCCGCCTTGGGAGAGGTGATCGAGGCCCATCCGCTGATGTCCCTGCGGACCCTCGCCCTCCCGGACGGCGGCCCGCACGTCAAGACAGCGCTGAGCGCCCGGCTGACCTCCTCCGTGCGGGACATCTCGGTCTACTCGATCGAGACCTCGGCGATCGTCTCGGACTTCATGGCGGAGGTGGCCGCCCGCACGGACGGGCTGCTGCACGTGACCCGCACGCTCGGCGCGGTCACCGCCGGTTCGCCGGATCTGGCGGCGGTGCTGCGGGAGTCGCCGGAGACGTACGCGGACACGGCGACCGGTGAGCGCGTCGTACCGGTGGCGGCGCTCGCGACGACCGAGCTGCCCCGGTCGCCGTCCTGGCTGGCTGACTTCGCCCGACTCGCGCTCACGGTCTGCCTCCGGCTCCTCGACCTGGGCGTGGCCCTGGAGGCACACGGTCAGAACCTCCTGGTGGTGCTGTCCCCGTCGGGTGCCCCCCGCCGCCTCGTCTACCGCGACCTCGCGGACATCCGGGTCAGCCCGGCGCGCCTCGCCCGGCACGGCATCGCGGCCCCGGCGATGAGCGGCCGCATCATCACGGACGACGAGACCACCCTGCGCCGCAAGCTGTTCGGGGCCCTGATCACGGGCACTCTGGGCGCCACGGCCGGTTCGACGCCCGTCCTGCGCGAGGCGCTCTCCACCGCCGTACGGGATCTGCCGCGCACCGCCGATCTCCGCACGCTGTTGGAGGGGCCGGTACCGACGAAGGCGTTGACGCTGATGCGACTTTCGCCGGAGCGGCCCGGCGACATCTGGGCGGAGGTGCCGAGTCCGCTGCGGTGA
- a CDS encoding VWA domain-containing protein: MITRQRLAAGVLVLLAALTAGIAVPSTAVADETTATAPKVNLLLDVSGSMRAKDIDGQSRMAAAKQAFNEVLDATPEEVQLGIRTLGANYPGDDRKTGCKDTAQLYPVGPLDRTEAKTAVATLTPTGWTPIGPALLKAADDLEGGEGTKRIVLISDGEDTCAPLDPCEVAREIAAKGIGLTIDTLGLVPNAKMRLQLSCIAEATGGTYTSIEHRDELTDRVNQLVDRAADPVVVPKAVEGAEACAEAPTLTSGLYTDREEFGRQRWYRVDVKPGQELRASVSVAADREVNPDYGVLLRAVTLKNREIVRGEAAGNGRTDVVSTGLRYPKAEAENAEDSADEDVTETVCLQVTNSYSPASGVKTTPGLPLEITVDVVDGPDQASDVASFGLGRGWWLLGVLVLVGFLAGVLWGWLSRWRLAVWRTN, encoded by the coding sequence ATGATCACAAGACAACGGTTGGCAGCAGGGGTGCTCGTCCTGCTCGCCGCCCTGACGGCCGGGATCGCGGTCCCGTCCACGGCCGTCGCCGACGAGACCACGGCCACGGCGCCCAAGGTCAACCTTCTGCTGGACGTCAGCGGTTCGATGCGGGCGAAGGACATCGACGGGCAGTCCCGCATGGCCGCGGCGAAGCAGGCGTTCAACGAGGTGCTGGACGCCACGCCCGAGGAGGTCCAGCTCGGCATCCGTACCCTCGGCGCCAACTACCCGGGCGACGACCGGAAGACGGGCTGCAAGGACACCGCGCAGCTCTACCCGGTGGGGCCGCTGGACCGCACCGAGGCGAAGACGGCGGTGGCGACGCTGACGCCGACCGGCTGGACCCCGATCGGGCCCGCGCTGCTGAAGGCGGCCGACGACCTGGAGGGCGGCGAAGGCACCAAGCGCATCGTGCTGATCAGTGACGGCGAGGACACCTGCGCCCCGCTCGACCCGTGCGAGGTGGCCCGCGAGATCGCGGCGAAGGGCATCGGACTGACCATCGACACGCTCGGCCTGGTCCCGAACGCCAAGATGCGGCTCCAGCTGAGCTGCATCGCCGAGGCGACCGGCGGCACATACACCTCGATCGAGCACCGCGACGAACTCACCGACCGCGTCAACCAGTTGGTCGACCGTGCCGCCGACCCGGTGGTCGTGCCGAAGGCCGTCGAGGGCGCCGAGGCATGCGCGGAGGCGCCCACGCTCACGTCGGGTCTGTACACCGACCGCGAGGAGTTCGGCCGGCAGCGCTGGTACCGCGTGGACGTGAAGCCGGGCCAGGAGCTGCGCGCCTCGGTGAGCGTCGCGGCCGACCGCGAGGTCAACCCGGACTACGGGGTGCTGCTGCGCGCGGTGACACTCAAGAACCGCGAGATCGTCCGCGGTGAGGCGGCGGGCAACGGCCGTACCGATGTCGTCTCGACGGGCCTGCGCTATCCGAAGGCGGAGGCCGAGAACGCAGAGGACTCAGCGGACGAGGACGTCACCGAGACCGTGTGCCTCCAGGTGACCAACTCCTACTCTCCGGCGAGCGGCGTGAAGACCACGCCCGGTCTGCCGCTCGAAATCACCGTCGACGTCGTGGACGGGCCCGACCAGGCGAGCGATGTCGCCTCCTTCGGCCTCGGCCGCGGCTGGTGGCTGCTCGGTGTGCTGGTGCTCGTCGGGTTCCTGGCGGGTGTGCTGTGGGGCTGGCTGTCACGCTGGCGGCTCGCGGTCTGGAGGACCAACTGA
- a CDS encoding winged helix-turn-helix transcriptional regulator yields MSPRRSYDQYCSAARALDLVGDRWTLLIVRELLAGPRRYTDLHADLPGVSTDVLASRLKDMERDGLSTRRRLPPPGAAYVYELTGRGRELLPVLQALGAWGESALGERRPTDAVRAHWFALPLSRGFGGGSAGLVEVQLEEGQFHLRVGSEEGPLYGDGPAPEEPDARLSFDTETCGAVGRGELGLRDAVRSGRVEVGGEGALAKELREA; encoded by the coding sequence ATGTCACCTCGTCGAAGCTACGACCAGTACTGTTCCGCCGCCCGGGCACTCGACCTCGTCGGTGACCGCTGGACCCTGCTGATCGTGCGTGAACTGCTGGCCGGCCCGCGCCGCTACACGGACCTGCACGCGGATCTGCCGGGCGTCAGCACGGACGTCCTCGCGTCGCGACTGAAGGACATGGAGCGGGACGGGCTGTCGACACGGCGCCGGCTGCCGCCGCCGGGTGCGGCGTACGTGTACGAACTCACCGGGCGGGGGCGGGAGTTGCTGCCGGTGCTGCAGGCGCTGGGGGCGTGGGGCGAGAGTGCGCTCGGGGAGCGCCGGCCGACGGACGCGGTACGGGCGCACTGGTTCGCGTTGCCGTTGTCGCGGGGGTTCGGCGGGGGGAGTGCGGGACTCGTCGAAGTCCAACTGGAGGAAGGGCAGTTCCATCTCCGGGTCGGTTCCGAGGAGGGGCCGTTGTACGGGGACGGGCCTGCTCCCGAGGAGCCGGACGCGCGGCTTTCGTTCGACACGGAGACCTGCGGTGCGGTTGGCCGGGGGGAGTTGGGGCTGAGGGATGCCGTTCGATCGGGGCGGGTCGAGGTGGGGGGAGAGGGGGCGCTGGCCAAGGAGTTGCGGGAGGCCTGA
- a CDS encoding pyridoxal phosphate-dependent aminotransferase, whose translation MEFRQSNKLSEVCYEIRGPVIEHADALEKAGHSVLRLNTGNPALFGFEAPEEILQDMIRMLPQAHGYTDSRGILSARRAVAQRYQTLGLEVGVDDVFLGNGISELISMAVQALVEDGDEILIPAPDFPLWTAVTTLAGGKAVHYLCDEQADWYPDLDDMASKITDRTKAVVIINPNNPTGAVYPKEIIEGILDLARRHGLMVFADEIYDQILYDDAVHHSVAALAPDLVVLTFCGLSKTYRVAGFRSGWLVVTGPKQHAKNYLEGLTMLASMRLCANAPAQYAIQAALGGRQSIHELTAPGGRLHEQRTVAWEKLNEIPGVSCVKPKGSLYAFPRLDPKVHKIHDDEKFVLDLLLREKIQVVQGTGFNWPTPDHFRILTLPYADDLDAAISRIGRFLSGYRQ comes from the coding sequence ATGGAATTCCGGCAGTCGAACAAGCTCAGCGAGGTCTGTTACGAGATCCGCGGCCCGGTGATCGAGCACGCCGACGCGCTGGAGAAGGCGGGCCACAGCGTGCTGCGCCTGAACACCGGCAACCCCGCACTGTTCGGCTTCGAGGCGCCGGAGGAGATCCTCCAGGACATGATCCGCATGCTGCCGCAGGCGCACGGCTACACCGACTCGCGCGGCATCCTCTCCGCCCGCCGGGCCGTCGCCCAGCGCTACCAGACCCTCGGCCTGGAGGTCGGCGTCGACGACGTCTTCCTCGGCAACGGCATCTCCGAGCTGATCTCGATGGCCGTACAGGCGCTGGTCGAGGACGGCGACGAAATCCTCATCCCCGCCCCGGACTTCCCCCTCTGGACGGCGGTGACGACCCTCGCCGGCGGCAAGGCGGTCCACTACCTCTGCGACGAACAGGCCGACTGGTACCCGGACCTGGACGACATGGCGTCCAAGATCACGGACCGCACCAAGGCCGTGGTCATCATCAACCCGAACAATCCCACCGGCGCCGTCTACCCGAAGGAGATCATCGAGGGCATCCTCGACCTGGCCCGCCGCCACGGCCTGATGGTCTTCGCCGACGAGATCTACGACCAGATCCTGTACGACGACGCCGTGCACCACTCGGTCGCCGCGCTCGCCCCCGACCTGGTCGTCCTGACCTTCTGCGGCCTGTCGAAGACGTACCGGGTGGCCGGCTTCCGCTCGGGCTGGCTGGTGGTCACCGGCCCGAAACAGCACGCGAAGAACTACCTGGAGGGCCTGACCATGCTGGCCTCCATGCGGCTGTGCGCCAACGCGCCCGCGCAGTACGCCATCCAGGCCGCGCTCGGCGGCCGCCAGTCCATCCACGAGCTGACCGCCCCGGGCGGGCGCCTGCACGAACAGCGCACCGTGGCCTGGGAGAAGCTCAACGAGATCCCGGGTGTGTCGTGCGTGAAGCCGAAGGGCTCGCTGTACGCGTTCCCCCGCCTCGATCCCAAGGTCCACAAGATCCACGACGACGAGAAGTTCGTCCTGGACCTGCTGCTGAGGGAGAAGATCCAGGTCGTCCAGGGCACCGGCTTCAACTGGCCCACCCCCGACCACTTCCGCATCCTCACCCTCCCGTACGCGGAC